The following DNA comes from Sphingorhabdus sp. M41.
TCTGGAACAAAGGCCGGGGTCAGCTTGTCATCGGTGTAGCGCTGAAAATTGGCGATGATGTTTTGATCTTGGCCGCGCACACCCAATATCCAGTCGGTGAAGCTATTTGCCTTGATTTCTAGACGGTATTCTTCATCATTCTCTAGGTCGTTATCCCAAGAAAACAGGTCTTCGGTGAAGGCGTTGTAGTAGAGAATTTTATTTCGCGATGGCTCCGCCGCTGCATGATCCTCAGGTTTCGGAGCAATCTCATTCTTCAATGCTCTGGAAAGTCGAGTCTTGCCTATGCCGTTGAAGGCGTAGATCAATTGGACTTTCTTATCCGCAGCGGTCAGCTCTTTGGCCTTAGCAGCGAGATTGTCATCTTGCTCGCTCATGCCTCAACCGCCTGGGCAGCTTTGGGGAAACTCAGGAGTAGGTGACGGTAATATTCATATTGCTGTTGCCGCAGCGCGATTTCGCGCGGCAGGCCTTCGCTGAGCGAGGTTGTGAGCGTGTCGAATTTGTCGAGTATTACTACGATGCGTTCCTGCTCACCCTCCTTGTGTGGGACCGGGATTTCTATTTTCGCTAGGCTATCGGCATTGACTCGTCTTACCTTCGTGCCGGTGATGTATGCTCGCTTCTGCTTTTGGAATTGTTCGGTTTGAAAGAAATACGAAACGTATTTTGGGTTAAGATTGTGCGAGTAGAAACAGGCATCGCTACTTACGGCGATGTCCTCTTCGCCAAGCCAAGCGACGGCTTTGCAGACGTCATCATCGTTCTCGCTCGTTGTGGCGATAACCAAGTCCCCTTTTTTGGCTTTGCGCGCCTTTTTCGCAAAATCGTCCGAGACATAGCTTTTGGTTGAGCGCGCAAAAGTACCGTAATGGGTATAAATCTGGCCGTAGTGAATGCAACCAACGCCCTGCTCGACAAAGTCCTTCTTCTGCAACCCGCCACCTCGAGTGAATGAACCAATTCGCTCATCGCCAAGCGCCAAGAATTCGGCCTCACTATCATCAAAGCAAAAAAGCTCTTCGCGGTAGTGGTTGTATTGTTTCTTGCGCGCTGCCAGCTCAGCGGTCAGCTCAGCGGTCAGCTCAGTGAAGCTTTCCAGTATCCGAACAATCTCCGCCTGTATCGCCAGCGACTTCTCCGGCTCCTTCGGGCAGGGGATTGGGACTTCCAACGCTTGAATAAGCTGAGAATTGAGATTGCTAACGGAGCCGCTGTTGATCTTGGTTAACCAGTAACTCTGGACGGCGTGAGATGAGAGATAGTGATACAAAAAATCGGAATTGAGCGCATCCTGATAATCGCTTACCGATGCCCAGCCATCGTGAATCGCGCCATCAAGAGCCAATATGTAAGGACGCCCAAAACTCATCGAGTTTGAGATGATAAAGTCGCCCTTACTCAGCCTGCGCGATTTTTCCGCACCGCCGGCGGTAATCTTTTGAGCAGTTTTCGTAACATATTTTGAGCCGGGCTCGGTATCCCCAATCTTTATCCAAGGCACGCCATCTGGATCGTCAGTGATAAACTTCGAAATTGGTCGAGGGGATGCGCCACGCTGCACTTTGGCTACATCGCCGAGCGGCTTCCACTCGACCTCCGCACCGTCCAGTAGATTATTAAGAAAGCTCAGATCGCTCACGCCTCGATCTCCGCGACAATCGCATCAATATCGCTGCGCAGCCGGTCAATCTTGGCGACAGTAGTTTTCAGTTCGGCGTTGAGTTCTACGATGTTGGTCTCAACCCGATTATCCTTCGGCTCAACGAAGGCGCTGACCGAAAGGTTATAGTCCGCATCGATCACTCGCTGCTGCTCCACCGTCTCAGACACGTTCTCGACATTCTCCTTGCTGGCGAACATCTCGATGATCCGGGCCACGTGATCGTCGCTCATCTCATTGGTG
Coding sequences within:
- a CDS encoding restriction endonuclease subunit S is translated as MSDLSFLNNLLDGAEVEWKPLGDVAKVQRGASPRPISKFITDDPDGVPWIKIGDTEPGSKYVTKTAQKITAGGAEKSRRLSKGDFIISNSMSFGRPYILALDGAIHDGWASVSDYQDALNSDFLYHYLSSHAVQSYWLTKINSGSVSNLNSQLIQALEVPIPCPKEPEKSLAIQAEIVRILESFTELTAELTAELAARKKQYNHYREELFCFDDSEAEFLALGDERIGSFTRGGGLQKKDFVEQGVGCIHYGQIYTHYGTFARSTKSYVSDDFAKKARKAKKGDLVIATTSENDDDVCKAVAWLGEEDIAVSSDACFYSHNLNPKYVSYFFQTEQFQKQKRAYITGTKVRRVNADSLAKIEIPVPHKEGEQERIVVILDKFDTLTTSLSEGLPREIALRQQQYEYYRHLLLSFPKAAQAVEA